A window from Megalobrama amblycephala isolate DHTTF-2021 linkage group LG9, ASM1881202v1, whole genome shotgun sequence encodes these proteins:
- the exosc7 gene encoding exosome complex component RRP42 produces MAAVQVSEAEKVYLMHGVRDGIRLDGRRCEDYRHMEIETDVVSNTDGSAKISLGHTDVLVGVKAEIGKPKPTVPDEGYLEFFVDCSANATPEFEGRGGEELGVELSNILYKVFNNRHSVDLRSLCICPGENCWVLYVDVLLLQCDGNLFDAISIAIKAALFNTRIPKVRISEDEEGGKEIELSDDPYDCMRLNVENVPCIVTLCKIGHRHVVDATLLEKACSVASLLISVTHKGMVTCVRKMGRGSLDPESIFEMTEAGKRVGKTLHAPLMELLQKEESLGKKRQKVGFLG; encoded by the exons ATGGCAGCAGTTCAAGTGAGCGAAGCCGAGAAGGTTTATCTTATGCATGGAGTTCGA GATGGCATAAGATTGGACGGACGAAGATGTGAAGACTACCGACACATGGAAATTGAGACGGATGTGGTGTCAAACACTGATGGATCTGCTAAAATCAGTCTT GGTCACACAGATGTTCTCGTAGGAGTGAAGGCAGAGATTGGTAAACCCAAACCCACAGTACCGGATGAAGGTTATCTGGAGTTTTTTGTGGACTG CTCAGCGAACGCCACTCCGGAGTTTGAGGGGCGTGGAGGGGAGGAGCTGGGGGTGGAGCTTAGTAACATACTCTATAAAGTGTTCAACAACAGGCACAGCGTGGACCTGCGTTCGCTCTGCATCTGCCCGGGAGAGAACTGCTGGGTGCTGTACGTGGACGTGCTG CTGCTGCAGTGCGACGGAAACCTGTTTGACGCCATTTCCATCGCAATCAAAGCTGCTCTGTTTAACACACG AATTCCCAAAGTGCGCATATCTGAGGATGAGGAGGGCGGGAAGGAGATCGAGCTGTCAGACGACCCATACGATTGCATGCGGCTCAATGTGGAGAATGTGCCGTGTATCGTAACCCTGTGCAAG ATTGGTCACAGACACGTGGTGGACGCCACGCTACTGGAAAAGGCCTGTTCTGTGGCCAGTCTCCTGATTTCAGTCACACACAAAGGAATGGTCACATGTGTCAGAAAGATGGGAAGGGGAAGTCTGGACCCAGAGAGCATCTTTGAGATGACAGAG GCCGGGAAGCGTGTGGGAAAGACTCTTCATGCTCCGCTCATGGAACTGctgcagaaagaagaaagtcttgGCAAGAAACGACAGAAAGTGGGATTCCTTGGATAG
- the cdcp1b gene encoding CUB domain-containing protein 1: MMGSCVAPVLIGLILLQFQEISECHKIEVTPDSGTVISFSKKAADCSVCKDEGPSQTCDSNLELTEARPTIVTFNCSQPGNIFTVEINQKIECSTSACSIIAVHPHSTRFLEFSRTFNWDLKVQSGKMFQLDFPAPGMRQIKPSESCPDKHTYTIITYQRAGPISVGTFCRNGTISRIQVLYRGRVSLEVPKDTELNPSDFKVSLGSDTTALVVVDVKLPRGLSSFDFFTPNYDTGFYSEDKIKWNFAVEPMHNFTVLFPQYTPPECQKNKVLVDYTLGDKTSFTKAPTEIQPDNKQGDFSLTLTNCEAKRAANGLSLNVNVAVIRGGTPVLCTADLLKEEGLSLQIENKNPESFCEMRLNSVVQEKIVVPAGTKADLSFLDCPVQDLQLTATKTIDCPSVSSRDVSGTIPLSLAIPTLDPSLHVPLQQFTWLLRVLDQGTVDLTSPVGNLHHTVPVKECNEKVSLLISETDGSNIGYFCSLAEGTIQKIQIKGNVSITVTPKTIKDLSQEKGPFLKVATSPEITENVIYTVSPLILGTMNLATPNWPDGMNPSSSVTWIVNVPQEHKAELQFTDVSKLTCDSGHTEVTIGPLDSQGQTQSWREDQSFTNTVVQQQQSFYLNMSNCEPKSGRFAVLSKITLQKETKKFLGIILAVVGVLLLLVIIALIVVCVIRKRKNKPTANRSSIYMPRGKPFLPGNATFPKSRADNESHVYASIDDPTMYGHLLDKNQPADVDNGSWSNGHQVDAYRPFTGPADSIPPATDSSAEYPLDGRGGDRDAFQSFLNPPNTFNLPRPRSPLVSQGSIGFEDRRMVHNELHTFKSVGDINPIRLSTDESKLKLEMESDSDSGPEPEYEEAM, from the exons ATGATGGGCTCGTGTGTGGCTCCAGTGCTCATTGGACTGATTCTACTGCAGTTTCAAGAAATCTCAG aatgtcataaaattgaggtgACCCCTGACTCTGGCACCGTGATATCCTTCAGTAAGAAGGCAGCTGACTGTAGTGTATGTAAGGATGAAGGTCCGTCTCAGACCTGTGACTCCAACCTTGAACTCACTGAAGCTCGGCCCACCATTGTGACTTTCAACTGCTCTCAGCCGGGCAACATCTTTACGGTGGAGATCAACCAAAAAATCG AATGCTCGACATCAGCCTGCAGCATCATTGCAGTGCATCCGCATTCGACCCGATTCCTGGAGTTCAGCAGAACCTTCAACTGGGATCTGAAGGTTCAATCAGGCAAGATGTTCCAACTGGACTTTCCAGCTCCAGGAATGAGACAGATCAAGCCTTCAGAATCCTGTCCAGACAAACACACCTACACCATCATTACGTACCAGCGCGCAGGGCCGATCTCCGTCGGCACGTTTTGTCGGAACGGCACCATCAGTCGTATCCAGGTCTTGTATAGAGGACGCGTGTCTCTGGAGGTTCCCAAAGATACAGAGCTGAACCCATCTGACTTCAAAGTGTCCCTAGGATCAGATACAACAG CACTGGTAGTGGTGGATGTCAAGCTGCCCAGAGGACTGTCGTCTTTTGATTTCTTCACACCAAACTATGACACCGGCTTCTACAGTGAAGACAAAATTAAATGGAACTTTGCTGTTGAGCCAATGCACAATTTTACGGTTCTCTTTCCACAATACACTCCACCAGAATGCCAAAAGAATAAGGTGTTGGTCGATTATACACTGGGGGACAAGACTTCATTCACAAAGGCCCCAACGGAAATTCAGCCGGACAATAAACAGGGAGATTTCAGCCTGACTTTGACCAATTGTGAAGCAAAAAGAGCAGCAAATGGGCTTTCTTTGAATGTCAACGTGGCGGTGATCCGTGGTGGGACTCCAG TTCTTTGCACTGCAGATCTCCTGAAAGAGGAGGGATTGAGCCtgcaaatagaaaataaaaacccTGAGTCGTTCTGTGAAATGAGGTTGAACTCTGTGGTGCAGGAGAAGATAGTGGTTCCTGCGGGCACCAAAGCTGACCTGTCCTTCCTCGACTGCCCCGTGCAGGACCTGCAGCTGACGGCCACCAAAACCATTG ATTGTCCGAGTGTATCTTCTCGTGACGTCAGCGGGACTATTCCCTTGTCCCTCGCTATTCCGACTCTGGATCCCAGTCTGCATGTTCCCCTCCAGCAGTTCACCTGGCTGCTCCGTGTGCTCGATCAAGGCACCGTGGATCTCACGTCCCCAGTCGGAAACCTGCACCATACTGTCCCAGTCAAAGAGTGTAACGAGAAGGTCTCTCTGCTGATCTCTGAGACTGACGGCTCCAACATCGGCTACTTCTGCTCTCTGGCTGAAGGCACAATCCAAAAAATCCAAATCAAAGGGAATGTTTCCATTACCGTAACTCCTAAAACGATAAAAGACCTGAGCCAGGAGAAAGGACCTTTCTTAAAGGTTGCGACGAGTCCCGAGATCACTG AGAATGTAATCTACACCGTGTCTCCACTCATTTTGGGAACCATGAACCTTGCGACGCCCAACTGGCCCGATGGCATGAATCCTTCCTCATCCGTCACGTGGATCGTCAACGTCCCCCAAGAGCACAAGGCCGAGCTGCAGTTCACTGACGTCAGCAAGCTCACCTGTGACTCGGGCCACACAGAGGTCACGATTGGACCGCTGGACTCACAAGGCCAAACGCAGTCCTGGAGAGAAGATCAGAGTTTCACCAACACCGTCGTCCAACAACAGCAGAGCTTCTACCTGAACATGTCCAACTGTGAGCCCAAGAGCGGCCGCTTCGCTGTGCTCTCCAAGATCACTCTGCAGAAGGAAACCA AGAAATTCCTGGGCATTATCTTGGCTGTGGTCGGGGTGCTGCTTTTGCTGGTAATCATCGCACTTATAGTTGTGTGCGTCATTCGGAA AAGGAAAAACAAACCTACAGCCAACAGGTCCTCCATCTATATGCCCAGAGGGAAACCTTTCCTTCCGGGCAACGCCACATTCCCAAAATCCAGAGCAGACAATGAGTCCCACGTCTACGCCTCCATTGACGACCCCACGATGTACGGACATCTTCTGGACAAGAACCAACCTGCAGATGTCGACAACGGATCCTGGAGCAACGGACATCAGGTAGACGCGTACCGTCCGTTCACGGGACCAGCGGACTCCATACCGCCGGCTACGGATTCGTCCGCTGAATATCCGCTAGACGGAAGAGGAGGAGATAGAGATGCATTTCAGTCCTTCCTAAACCCACCCAACACCTTTAATCTTCCGAGGCCTCGTTCGCCGCTGGTGTCGCAGGGAAGCATAGGATTCGAAGATCGTAGGATGGTGCATAACGAGCTGCACACGTTCAAGAGTGTTGGGGATATAAATCCCATTCGTCTGTCTACCGACGAATCCAAACTAAAGCTGGAAATGGAATCGGACTCTGATTCCGGTCCTGAGCCGGAATACGAGGAGGCAATGTGA
- the clec3bb gene encoding tetranectin, with amino-acid sequence MRLRDGCLLFAVLLLLTHTSQQQTTTRKKPSTKKDSDARASAALEDLQQQINEIVEELNHLKEQQALQTVCLRGMKIPGKCFLVDPLKKRYHTANEDCIAKGGILSTPLSSDENTQLYDYVRQSIGPDAEIWLGINDMQTEGVWKDQTGSNIRYKNWKLPQPDGGSAENCAVLSGGKWLDEGCREERASVCEFNIV; translated from the exons ATGAGACTCAGAGACGGCTGTCTTCTGTTCGCAGTCCTGCTGCTCCTCACACACACCTCACAGCAGCAGACCACTACCAGAAAGAAACCCAGCACTAAAAAAG ACTCAGACGCTCGAGCCAGCGCTGCTTTGGAGGACCTTCAGCAGCAGATCAATGAGATTGTGGAGGAACTGAATCATCTAAAGGAGCAGCAGGCTCTGCAGACGG TCTGTCTGAGAGGCATGAAGATCCCCGGCAAGTGTTTTCTGGTGGACCCCCTGAAGAAGCGCTACCACACGGCCAACGAAGACTGCATCGCCAAGGGAGGAATCCTCAGCACTCCGCTATCTTCGGACGAAAACACGCAACTCTACGATTACGTGCGCCAGAGCATCGGACCAGACGCTGAAATCTGGCTGGGCATAAACGACATGCAAACTGAGGGCGTGTGGAAGGACCAGACCGGCTCAAACATCCGCTACAAGAACTGGAAGCTCCCGCAGCCTGACGGCGGCAGCGCGGAGAACTGCGCCGTGCTCTCCGGAGGAAAGTGGCTGGACgagggctgtcgcgaggagagaGCGTCCGTCTGCGAGTTCAACATCGTCTGA